The sequence below is a genomic window from Bombus huntii isolate Logan2020A unplaced genomic scaffold, iyBomHunt1.1 ctg00000061.1, whole genome shotgun sequence.
CAAAGAGTGTGCAACTATTCCGAAAATATGAATGAAAGATACGCCCTGCGATCTGACTGGCGTGGGCAGAAGTTCTGCTGCATACTGAAGACCAACATTAGCTGCCATGTTCAGACAGAATCGCGACAATATTGACATTACTAATTTCGCGAGCACTggggaataaattaaaaaatacaaaattaatccTGGATACACAATACTTGATtgtaagtttaattaaaaatatagtcCGATCGAAGCttaatcaaaattaaattaaaatttcacacaaACTTTAAACTTCTATAAATCTCCAAATTCTAGAAAACCaacatatagaaaattattgcttCTAAAATGTGCACACCTCTTTCAATTTCGCCACTAAATTAATTCCTAATAATTCCTAAATTCTAGTTCcatcaaaataattattttccaagaTTAATACCTTCGAAGTTGccaaaattcttttacatTCATCATCAACTTAATTTCAGATTTTTCTCAATAATACGTCATTataatcgttttaattttactttaataaacagatcgatatatttactggAATGCAGCATAAGTTCAGCGATACTGAGTACACAGGTCATTGCCATCGTGAGAAATCCGCAGAGTCTACGACCCCATCGGTCGAGCAACAGGGCGAGTAATAACCCAGCTGGAAGTTCTGTGGCACAGGCGATCGAGAACGACACGAACACCGAGCTCTGGATAAGTTTTAATGAATACACGTGATCGTCGAACGAGATCAGGGTAAAACACCTACAAGATTGTATCGGTTATTTATGAAGGTTTTATCGCAACATGAACTCGTATCTTATACTTGCCAGAATGCAACTAGAAGAATAGTGTTTCTCGCCAACCGTGGCGTTTTGAACAGATCGAGCAGCGTCGCTGATTCTTGAATTTTGTCCGGTGCCTCCATGTTACTCTGCAAGAATTTATTTCGAGAATAATTAACGAAAGATATAATACGAGTCGTGCCTTTAGCCCTTACACAGTTCAAAATTCATAACACactgaaaagaaattttattttcattgtatTCGTCATTAATAGATAGCACGAACAGTGGCACTTTGCATTCTGTTTTATGGAATTAGTCGGCATGGCTTTTGATATcgagatttattaatataatgggTGGTTGGTTGATTAAATACTTTTCTGATCCGAAATACAGTCGGGAACAAAACTAAGTGGATTAGtggagaaaatgtaaaaattcatttcaatcATTTGCTGAACTATCTGCATATTATTAGaaggaaatataataaataaaactcaaGTATATGAGGCTGATACTAATTTGATTATACTTTCTTCACATCTATTTCCATTAACTATAGCAGCTTATTTTTATCCCCGATTGTActtgtaaattgtaaatattttataatttctatataaattccCAGATTTACTTCAAATTTTGTACGAGATCGATATAATACCACAATGGAATCGCGACAGTCAagtttcatttcatatttcatttttcatcgcgtttcatttttaaaaccTGTCTATGCATGTTAAAATACATTCGCGAGTCTGTGTGTTTTCGACGTGAATCAAATATATCTGTCAGCACAGATTCAAGTACTGTACCGTATGATTTCGCGTAAGCTTTCTAGAATTCTATTTGATCGAACTTACAACTAATATATCGTAAATACGCGAGTCTGGATTTCTACGATTGATCCTAGCTATTCTCCGTAGTTTCTCAACAACCTTGTCCATCATCCCGTTGGAAACGTACCAGCTTGAACAGAGCAAATACGAGTGATATGGATCGATaagtaaatttgcataaatctcAAAGCGCAAGTTGAGAATTCGAATAATCGAACGATTAGGAGTTTACTTACCGGGCGTTCTCGGGAAGAATCCACGGTGTGATAGCGACAGATAACAGCGGTATGGCAGTAACGTAAGTAAAATATCTCCGGTTTGCGATATAATAGGCTATCCATGGTAAAATTGTACTGGCCACTGCGATGTAGTTGTAGGATAATTGtaagattataaatataattccgattttaaattaatccGTTTACTCTGCAAACGTGAATTTTCCGAGTTTGAGCTGGTCCGTATAACAAAAAGCGCTACATAATACACGTGTTTTGCTTCTAACGTATTTAAACGAATTACGTGTTGAAAATTTTgtgataattttcatttcgaacgaatatacagagtggttggtaactgatggtacaagcggaaagggggtgattctacgcgaaaaaagaagtcgaaaatatagaataaacgtttttcgttcgaggctttgttttcgagaaaatcgactttgaattttcgctcgatacgcgtgcactttatcgcgtctcgttataacggatctcactgtagatcgttgtctcgatggaagaattaaaaaaaaaaatttgtattctatattttcgacttctttccgcttgtaccaccaattaccaaccaccttgTATAACTCGATTTAAGAATATCAAGATATAACTATCCTCGACGACATgaaaatcgatgaaacgatCTTTAACAATAACAAAATCAATATATTCATCTCTGGTGGTGGCAAAAGCTCTTGAATCAAGAACTCGAACCGTATAGTTCAATCGAGTACAGCAACGTCaaaattatcttcgaggaACAATTCATCAAAAATTTCTCACGCAACATCATCTTTCACGTAATAGAAACATTGACTTCATACTAACGTTATCTCTCGCGTGACTGAAACATTGGCTTATCGGTCGAACCTCTCGCACTTTCTACTTCGTAGAAGGCTTACCGATAATCAGAGGAATGTTGATACAGTTATCGAACGCCAGTCCAGTGAGAAACCTACAGACGGCGAATGACCAAAAACTATTTGCGCTGGCAGTGAAAATGGAGGCAAAAAGGGCGATACCATTGCAGAACATTAAAGCTGGGATACGACCCTTGTGATCGGCGATCCAACCGACTAGGAAACCACCGATGATGGATCCGCAGAAGAAGATGGCCTGCGCCGTTGATACGAGGTATTCTCGGTCGCATACCCAATCTAGCTAATCACCAAGGTTAAGAGTTAGTCAGCGAAAAACcagattcatatttttcagaatataattttaatcctGCTGCGgtcttcgaatttttatatctcgatTCTGCTCGCAGTTCGATGAATGAAAGAGTTCTTTATGCTCTGAAAAAAACGTTCGCGTAAAATCGGAACGAGGAATTATCCGTACTAACAATTATCGTCTTATACTTTCTTTAAACTTATGAAATTTACTATAACAAGGTTAGATTAGATCGGAAATGACCCAAAGAACGCAGCAGAAGTGTAAGAATTTCGAAGCATGCGATTCAGACAACGATGTGAATACTTCACCTCAGTTCCTATACTAGGATATGGAATCTGCGTAAAATTATACTCCCATTGAGTACATTTTATCGTTTTGTTTGTTTGGAAGCCCGATGAGCTCAGGCTCTTATCGCTCTTCAACAGCTCTGTGAAGTTTACGTCCTTCCGTTGACATTGTTCGTAATAAGGATAAACGTTCGTCACTGGAATCGCTATCTTAATCCTAAACATCCCATACGATAGATGATtgatcattttaattattaaaataagaacCAAAGTCCAGACAGAGTAATCCAAAAATATCTTGTAtcttatcgtgaaatttttctacaatattttctaataattttcgaaatgttCGAAAATTCGAGAAATTCCAGAAATCGCGATATCTCGCATATTTTTCACAATATTTTAAAGTCACTTTCTACGAACAATCAAAAATATCGTTCAAAGTTTAAAGGAGCTTTCGTTGCTACGTAtatctccttttctttctttccttcattATACATACTTACCTCTCTTCTTCGGTGAAATTCGAGTTTACTAATTCGTCTATCCTGCACCAGTGTTCCGTGGGAATAATCGTAATGAAAAATTGCGAGAAATACAGAAACGCGTACGTCGCGCCATAAGGTAGTAACGACAATAACAACAGCCATTGATATCTCCCGTAGTCACCGACATACGGCAGAACATCATCGAAACTTTCCAATCTTGGTCTCAATCGAGTCGCTTCAGTGGGCAATATAGAGTTACTCTTCTCGTCCTTCATTTCGCTGAAACAGAATCCATCCTTGATTTCCAGGCGTAGCAGTATAAAAGTCGTATAACAAAGTTTTCAGTCTTCTAGTCTTTGAAATAAATGTCATTCGGCAGTTCCTTTGATGTTTCACATTCTGTAATTCCAATTACAATGCTCCTTTCCTCTCCCACAAAcaggaaattattttctgacAGAACGCAGGAACAATCTTACCCGTCATTCACGTTTTCCCCTTCCATAGTTCGAGCAGCAAAGTCTCAATTATGATTTTAGATTTTGAAAGGCAACGGAGATGAAAGAGGAGACCCGATATGCTGATCGAAAGACGTTCGGAAATGAACTGAAAGAACGAGCGAAGTCCGGCAACTGTTCGCTTTGTTTTCGATTCGGTTAAACGTTAAATTAAGCGTAAGTGTTTGCTCGAGTGCCGGCCAATTACTGTGCCGGGAGTCAAGTGAATCGTGACACGCGACTCGTTCAAATTGAATTGCATACGAACCACGCTCGCGAGATCATCTTTAAAAAGGGCTGATTCGGTATACGCGGCGATGTCAACGTGATATCTACATATCTGAGGAAAGTTTCGACGAAAGAAATAGCCTCGAGTGCTGGTTAATGGTGTTCGAGTTATCGTTTGGATATCGATATTATAGATTTGCAAATGAGATAGAAGAACCGAAGGAAAGTTTGTCGACTCtgtcatatttaattaaatgcaggagaaaaattgaatggaataattttctgattaatattgtttgtttattacTCGTAATCCTCTTACCCGGCGACTTAAGGGTGACTTCCGGTTACAGTGCTTAGCTAAACTAAGTTTTCGATCAATATATTGAACTCTATTGGAAAATAACCGAGAAAATTTTAAGCCATCGAAGGCtaagaataaatgaaataattgaagGTTTTTCAAACCTGTTTTAACACTAATATCAGGGATATAAGAAG
It includes:
- the LOC126876025 gene encoding carcinine transporter-like; the encoded protein is MTVLLLLSTPVTVKPIACVEMKDEKSNSILPTEATRLRPRLESFDDVLPYVGDYGRYQWLLLLSLLPYGATYAFLYFSQFFITIIPTEHWCRIDELVNSNFTEEERIKIAIPVTNVYPYYEQCQRKDVNFTELLKSDKSLSSSGFQTNKTIKCTQWEYNFTQIPYPSIGTELDWVCDREYLVSTAQAIFFCGSIIGGFLVGWIADHKGRIPALMFCNGIALFASIFTASANSFWSFAVCRFLTGLAFDNCINIPLIIGKPSTKYYNYIAVASTILPWIAYYIANRRYFTYVTAIPLLSVAITPWILPENARWYVSNGMMDKVVEKLRRIARINRRNPDSRIYDILVSNMEAPDKIQESATLLDLFKTPRLARNTILLVAFWCFTLISFDDHVYSLKLIQSSVFVSFSIACATELPAGLLLALLLDRWGRRLCGFLTMAMTCVLSIAELMLHSMLAKLVMSILSRFCLNMAANVGLQYAAELLPTPVRSQGVSFIHIFGIVAHSLAPYITDSAAIWEGFPMLIISTVSFFGAALVLFLPETVGQNLPQTIKQGEEFGRDQHFWSLPCYHKTHFNGHQHYHSCER